Proteins found in one Ovis canadensis isolate MfBH-ARS-UI-01 breed Bighorn chromosome 20, ARS-UI_OviCan_v2, whole genome shotgun sequence genomic segment:
- the LOC138425516 gene encoding serpin B6 isoform X1: MDALSASNGTFALTLLKKLGADNSKNVFISPLSISSALAMVLMGAKGNTAAQMCQTLSLSKSSGGGEDIHQGFQKLLSEVNRTGTQYLLRTANRLFGEKAYDFLSSFKDACRVFYQAGMEELDFVSATEESRKHINTWVAEKTEGKIRDLLSANSVNPVTRLVLVNAIYFKGNWDEQFNKEHTEERPFKVSKNVEKTVQMMFKKSTCKITYIGEISTQILVLPYVGQELNMVILLPSESTDVYTVEKALTYEKFVAWMKPDAMDEEEVEVFLPRFTLEETYDMECVLQELGMTDAFEEAQADFRGMSSQRGLYLSKVVHKSFVEVTEEGTEAAAATGVVVMMRSLSVVPRFCADRPFLFFIQHGKTGAILFCGRFCSP, encoded by the exons ATGGATGCGCTGTCAGCATCAAATGGCACCTTTGCCTTGACCCTTCTGAAAAAGCTGGGTGCGGACAACTCGAAAAATGTGTTTATCTCGCCCCTAAGCATCTCCTCTGCCCTGGCCATGGTCCTCATGGGGGCCAAGGGCAACACCGCAGCCCAGATGTGCCAG ACGCTTTCTCTAAGCAAGAGCAGTGGCGGAGGTGAAGATATCCACCAGGGTTTCCAGAAGCTTCTCAGTGAAGTTAATAGGACCGGCACACAGTACTTGCTCAGAACCGCCAACAGGCTTTTTGGAGAGAAGGCTTACGATTTCCTCTCG TCTTTCAAAGATGCCTGCCGCGTGTTCTACCAAGCAGGGATGGAAGAGCTGGACTTTGTCAGCGCTACGGAGGAGTCCAGGAAGCACATAAACACCTGGGTAGCTGAAAAGACAGAAG GTAAAATTAGAGATTTGCTGTCTGCAAATTCAGTTAACCCTGTGACACGTCTGGTTCTCGTGAATGCCATCTACTTCAAAGGAAACTGGGATGAACAGTTTAACAAAGAGCATACTGAGGAAAGGCCATTCAAAGTCAGCAAG AATGTGGAGAAAACTGTGCAGATGATGTTCAAGAAGTCCACCTGTAAAATAACCTACATTGGAGAAATAAGCACCCAGATTCTGGTGCTTCCCTACGTCGGCCAAGAGCTGAACATGGTCATCCTGCTGCCCAGTGAAAGCACTGACGTGTACACG GTGGAGAAGGCCCTGACCTACGAGAAATTTGTCGCATGGATGAAGCCGGATGCGATGGACGAGGAGGAGGTCGAGGTGTTTCTTCCCCGGTTTACGCTGGAGGAGACTTACGACATGGAGTGTGTCCTCCAAGAACTGGGCATGACCGACGCCTTCGAGGAGGCCCAGGCTGACTTCAGAGGGATGTCGTCCCAGAGAGGCCTGTACCTGTCCAAGGTCGTGCACAAGTCCTTCGTGGAGGTCACCGAGGAGGGCACGGAGGCCGCGGCTGCCACAGGGGTGGTGGTCATGATGCGCTCCCTCAGTGTCGTGCCCCGGTTCTGTGCCGACCGtcccttcctcttcttcatcCAGCACGGCAAGACCGGGGCCATCCTGTTCTGCGGCCGCTTCTGCTCGCCGTGA
- the LOC138425516 gene encoding serpin B6 isoform X2, with translation MDALSEGNGTFALTLLKKLGADNSKNVFISPLSISSALAMVLMAAKGNTAAQMCQTLSLSKSSGGGEDIHQGFQKLLSEVNRTGTQYLLRTANRLFGEKAYDFLSSFKDACRVFYQAGMEELDFVSATEESRKHINTWVAEKTEGKIRDLLSANSVNPVTRLVLVNAIYFKGNWDEQFNKEHTEERPFKVSKNVEKTVQMMFKKSTCKITYIGEISTQILVLPYVGQELNMVILLPSESTDVYTVEKALTYEKFVAWMKPDAMDEEEVEVFLPRFTLEETYDMECVLQELGMTDAFEEAQADFRGMSSQRGLYLSKVVHKSFVEVTEEGTEAAAATGVVVMMRSLSVVPRFCADRPFLFFIQHGKTGAILFCGRFCSP, from the exons ATGGATGCACTgtcagaaggaaacggcaccttTGCCTTGACCCTCCTGAAAAAGCTGGGTGCGGACAACTCGAAAAATGTGTTTATCTCGCCCCTAAGCATCTCCTCTGCCCTGGCCATGGTCCTTATGGCGGCAAAGGGCAACACCGCAGCCCAGATGTGCCAG ACGCTTTCTCTAAGCAAGAGCAGTGGCGGAGGTGAAGATATCCACCAGGGTTTCCAGAAGCTTCTCAGTGAAGTTAATAGGACCGGCACACAGTACTTGCTCAGAACCGCCAACAGGCTTTTTGGAGAGAAGGCTTACGATTTCCTCTCG TCTTTCAAAGATGCCTGCCGCGTGTTCTACCAAGCAGGGATGGAAGAGCTGGACTTTGTCAGCGCTACGGAGGAGTCCAGGAAGCACATAAACACCTGGGTAGCTGAAAAGACAGAAG GTAAAATTAGAGATTTGCTGTCTGCAAATTCAGTTAACCCTGTGACACGTCTGGTTCTCGTGAATGCCATCTACTTCAAAGGAAACTGGGATGAACAGTTTAACAAAGAGCATACTGAGGAAAGGCCATTCAAAGTCAGCAAG AATGTGGAGAAAACTGTGCAGATGATGTTCAAGAAGTCCACCTGTAAAATAACCTACATTGGAGAAATAAGCACCCAGATTCTGGTGCTTCCCTACGTCGGCCAAGAGCTGAACATGGTCATCCTGCTGCCCAGTGAAAGCACTGACGTGTACACG GTGGAGAAGGCCCTGACCTACGAGAAATTTGTCGCATGGATGAAGCCGGATGCGATGGACGAGGAGGAGGTCGAGGTGTTTCTTCCCCGGTTTACGCTGGAGGAGACTTACGACATGGAGTGTGTCCTCCAAGAACTGGGCATGACCGACGCCTTCGAGGAGGCCCAGGCTGACTTCAGAGGGATGTCGTCCCAGAGAGGCCTGTACCTGTCCAAGGTCGTGCACAAGTCCTTCGTGGAGGTCACCGAGGAGGGCACGGAGGCCGCGGCTGCCACAGGGGTGGTGGTCATGATGCGCTCCCTCAGTGTCGTGCCCCGGTTCTGTGCCGACCGtcccttcctcttcttcatcCAGCACGGCAAGACCGGGGCCATCCTGTTCTGCGGCCGCTTCTGCTCGCCGTGA
- the LOC138425517 gene encoding serpin B6-like — MEEKEVDVFLPRFTLEESYDMEELLQELGMTDAFAEAQADFSGMSSRRGLHLSKVVHKSFMEVTEEGTEAVAATGAAVMTRSLSAGPQFCADRPFLFFIQHGNTGAILFCGRFCSP, encoded by the coding sequence AtggaagagaaggaggtggaCGTGTTTCTTCCCCGGTTCACTCTGGAGGAGAGTTACGACATGGAAGAGTTACTCCAAGAACTGGGCATGACCGACGCCTTCGCGGAGGCCCAGGCTGACTTCAGCGGGATGTCGTCCCGGCGAGGCCTGCACCTGTCCAAGGTCGTGCACAAATCCTTCATGGAGGTCACCGAGGAGGGCACGGAGGCCGTGGCTGCCACAGGGGCGGCGGTCATGACGCGCTCCCTCAGCGCTGGGCCCCAGTTCTGTGCCGACCGCCCCTTCCTCTTCTTCATCCAGCACGGCAACACCGGGGCCATCCTGTTCTGCGGCCGCTTCTGCTCGCCGTGA